Within the Candidatus Hydrogenedens sp. genome, the region TAGATTACGAAACGCATGTGATTGAATATATAAATCCTTCGGGAGCACGAATGTTTGGAGCGGAAAAGGAGGAGATTATCGGAAAGGTTTGTCATAAATTTTTATGTCCTGCGGATGTAGGTCATTGTCCAGTTCACAGCAAAGAAACAGAAATAGTAAATCAGGAAAAAATTTTGCTTACGGCTGATGGAACGGAAAAACCTGTTCTAAAATCAGTGAAAATAATTAGTTTGGGAGGTAAGGATAAGATAGTAGATTGTTTTATAGATATAAGTAAAGAAAAGGATATTGAGAATGAATTACGCAATACCAATCAACAATTACTTTCTGCGGTTCAAAGGGCGCAGGAATTAGCGGTAAAAGCGGAATTAGCCAATATGGCAAAAAGCGAGTTTTTAGCCAATATGAGCCACGAAATCCGAACGCCTATGAATGCAATTATAGGTATGACAAGCCTTTTACTGGATACAGAATTAGACCCGCAGCAGAGGCACTTTGCAGAAGTTATCCAATCCAGCGGAGAGTCTTTACTATCTTTAATAAACGATATTTTAGATTTTTCAAAAATAGAAGCACGAAAATTAGATTTAGAGGAGATAGATTTTGACTTAATTAGTATGCTGGAAGACTTTTCTAATGTAATGGCTGTTAGGGCTAATGAAAAAAATCTTGAATTGGTCATAGCAACTGATGATAATGTCCCGAGTTTAATAAAAGGAGACCCAGGGCGGATTCGACAAATATTAGCAAATCTGGTTGGGAATGCGATTAAATTTACTCAAAAGGGAGAGGTCAAGGTTCAAGTAAGTTGTGTGGAAGAGACGGATGATGATGCGATGTTGAAATTTGTAGTGACAGATACAGGTATTGGTATTCCAAAAGATAAAGTAAAAAACCTATTTCAAAAGTTTACTCAAGTAGATGCCTCAATGACGCGCCGATTTGGGGGAACGGGGTTGGGATTAGCTATTTCCAAAGAACTTGCTCAAATGATGCATGGGAGTATTGGTGTTGAAAGTATATATGGCAAGGGTTCTACTTTTTGGTTTACGATAAGAGTGAAGAAACAAAAAAATGTTAAACCCAAAACATATATTTTCCCGGAAGATTTACAAAATGTCCGAATTTTAATAGTAGATGATAATGCAAGCAATCGTGAAATATTACGAATGCGATTAAAATCATGGGGAGCCCGTCCAGAAGAAGCCCCGGATGCTTTTACTGCGTTGAATATATTAAAGGCGGCAAAAAAAGAGAATGACCCGATACAACTTTGTATTATAGATATGCAGATGCCAGAAATGGATGGGGAAACACTTGGGAAAATTATTGCAAAAGATGAAAATTTATCCGATACTGTTCTGGTAATGCTAACTTCCATCGGGATACGGGGTGATGTTAAAAAATATAAAGAAATTGGGTTTTCTGCATATTTAACAAAGCCTATTCGACATAACGAATTGTTTGATATTTTAACAGCACTTTTAAGTATGTCAAAAACAAAACAAATGGAAGGAGAACGACCTTTCTTTACACCTTCTATCATTACGCGACATTCTGTCAGGGATATACAAAAACAAATAAGAAAATTCAAGGTAAAGGTTCTTCTTGCAGAGGATAACTTAGTGAACCAACAAGTCGCTGTGGGAATGTTAAGTAAATTAGGTGTTACTACAGAGGTAGCCAATCATGGGAAAGAGGCTTTGGATTTACTTTCTAAAAATGATTACGACCTTGTATTTATGGATGTGCAGATGCCCGAAATGGATGGTTATCAGGCAACACAAGCGATACGAGAGGGATTGGCAGGTGAGAAAAATAAAAACATAGTGATTATAGCAATGACGGCTCATGCTCTTGAGGGGGATAGGAGTAAGTGTATTGAAGCAGGTATGAATGACTATATTTCTAAACCTATTGTTATAGAACGATTGGTAGAAGTATTAGAAAAATGGACATCTGAAAAAATGCAGATAGAAAAAGAGCCTTTAACAATTGTAAAGAAATTTCCTTCCGATAAAGAACATTCTACCTCAAAGACTACCCATACAGATATCCGTATGGTATTTGATTACAAATCATTTATGAAACGAGTTATGGAGGATAAAGAATTAGCCCGAACGATTCTCAATAGTTTTATGGAAGATGTGCCAAAACAGATAGAAATATTAAAGAAATATATAGAAGAGAATCGTATTACAGAGGCGGAACGACAGGCTCATTCANNNNNNNNNNCTCTGCCAATATAGGTGGCGAACAAGTTCGTGAACTTGCTTTTCGTATAGAAAAACTATGTAAAGAAGGGAATATCACAGAAGTGCCGGAATTAATCAAACAATTAGATGAGCAGTTTAAGGAACTTTCAGAAAAAATAAAGGAAATATTCTATGACTGAAGTAAAAGATAAAATACGGATACTAATTGCAGAGGACGATTTGGTATCTCGTCTTATGTTGGTTTCCGCTATACAGAAATGGGGATATGAACCTATTGCGGTGGATAATGGCAAAGATGCTCTGGAAATATTAGCCGGGGCATATCCTCCCTTGCTCACAATATTGGATTGGGTTATGCCTGAAATGGACGGTATTGATGTGGTTCGAACTGTTCGCAAGAATTATGGCAATACCCTTACTTATATTATTATGCTAACAACCAAAACAGAGAAGGAGGAAGTTATAGAGGGATTAGAAGCGGGGGCGGATGATTATATTCGTAAGTCTTTTGATGTAGATGAACTTTGGGCTCGGATTCGTGTCGGGTTGCGAACTGCTCAACTACAGAAGGATTTGATAGAAATGCAGAAAGTGCTTGAATACGAAGCAGTTCATGATACGCTAACAGGTTGTTTGAATAGGAGAGGAATTCTGGAACGGTTAAAAGAAGAATTGGAACGTTCCGAAAGAACCGGAGAACCGCTGTGTGTCGCCATGTGCGATTTAGACCATTTCAAAAAGATTAATGATACTTACGGACATCAAACGGGGGATGATGTATTGAAAGGTTTTGTTCAAATTGTTCGCTCCCAATTGAGACAGTATGACCAGATAGGTAGATTGGGAGGAGAAGAATTTTTGATTATTATTCCCAATATTATGGAATCTTATGCTCAAAATACATTAGAACGACTAAATAAAATTGTGTATGATACAGAGATTATTACATGCACAGAAAAAATTAAAATTACGGTAAGCATTGGTGGTATAATAGTCAAGGAAAAGGCGAATATTGATAATATAATTAAACTGGTGGACGAAGCATTGTATACGGCAAAAGAAAAAGGAAGGAATCAAGTTTGCTTTTATGGAGTAAAATAAATGGATATATACTAACCAGAATTTGAAGGTAAGAAAGTCCTACTGATTGATGATGACCTGACACAGTTAAGACTGATGGAAGGATTGCTAAAAAAGATAGGATTTTCTGTTTTTGCCTTTCAATCGCCTGTTCAAGCATTAAAGAATGTTACTCGGGACAATCCTCCCGACCTGGTCATTACAGATATTTATATGCCCGAAATCAATGGTTGGGAACTGTGTCGTTGCCTTCGTTCGGATGTAATGCCATATACAAAAGATGTTCCTATTTTGATTATTTCTTCTATATTTTTGGGGGAAGGAATACTGAAAACGGCTCAAGAAGCAGGTGCCGATGATTTTATTGAAATGCCTATTGACCCTGAAAAGTTAGTGCTTACAATTCAAAGAGTGCTTGAGTCCAGAAAAAGAGAAAAGATAGTCAATCGGATTTTGTGGGTTGCTGATTCTGAAGAAAATAACCTTTCTGTTCCAGGCAGTAACTATTGTTTAAAACAGGTTAGTTCAATTAAACAAGCCATAAAATCAATTAATGAAAAAAAATATGACCTGGTTATTATTTCTCACAAGTTATATGAAGACCCTACTTTGTTGATAAAAAAGATATATGAAATATCGGATCAAACGATAATCATTGCAGTAGTTTCAGAAAAAACAACAAGAGATTTTATTTATTGGTTAGAAAAGGGTATTTCGGCAATTATAAAAGAGCCAGCACCTATTGAGCATATTATCAACCTTTACGAGAAAATTAAATTAGAAAAAACTTTAATCCAAACGAGGGAACTATTAGAACAAAAAGTTAGAGAATCTCTTGGTGAAGAATTGAAGTGGGCAACCATTCTGGATGCCATTCCCTCCGGTGTTTTTGTAAAAGATGAAAATTTGAAATATATTCGTGTGAACAAGTCCTATGCAGTTTTTTTCAACCAAAACCATAAAGAATTTGCTAACTTTGATGATAAAGAACTCTTTGATGAGCCTTCTGCCGATGAATTTATTTCTATATGTAAACAGGCTCTCAATGGGAATATATATCAAAATTCGGATTTAGCCCTTTATATTTCTGGAGAAGAGAAAATCTTTAATGCTTTTATTGCTCCATTACGAGATGCAGAAGGTAGAACTAAAGGAGTTTATGGAGCATTCCAAGATGTTACAGAAATACGGAAATTACAGCAAAATTATAAAAACTTATTTGAGTCCATGCAGGAAGCGTTTGCCGAACATGAGTTTGTATATGATGAACATGGAATGCCTGTAGATTATCGGTTTCTTATTGCAAATGAAGCATTTCAAAAAATGACGGGATTGAAAGTTAAGGATATTATTGGTAAAACCGTTAAAGAGGTTTTGCCAAATATTGAGCCTTTCTGGGTATTAACCTATGCACAGGTAGTGGTTACAGGGAATTCCATAACATTTGAGATGTTTTCAGATTCATTAAACCGCCATTATCTTGTTCATGCGTTTAAGACAGGGGAACATCGTTTTGCATGTATCTTTACAGACATAACGGAAAAGAAGAGATTTGAAGAAGAAATTAGAAGATTAAATCGGGAATGGCAACTCACTTATGATAATATCAATAGTATTATCTGGTTTTTAAATAAGAATTTTGAGATAACAAAAACAAATAATGCAGTTATTAAACTACTCAAATTAACTCCGGATGAAGTTCTTGGTAAAAAATGTTGGGAAATTGTTCATGGGACACACGAAGCCCCTTCTTTTTGTCCTGTAATTCGCTTGTTAAAAACAAAGAAAAGAGAAACATTAGAATTCCAGAGAGATGACCGTTGGTATGAAGTTGTTGTTGACCCTGTTTTTGGTGATAATAATCAATTGACTGGGTTTATTCATATTTTGTCTGATATAACCGAACGGAAGAGAATGGAAAATGAGAAAGAAGAATTACAAAAACGATTGATTCAGTCTCAGAAGTTGGATACTATCGGGAAATTAGCAGGTGGTGTTGCACATGATTTTAATAATATGTTAAGTGTGATTATGGGCAATATAGATTTGTCCATACTTAAATTGGAAACAGGGGAACCCGTAAAGGAGAATTTAGAAGAAGTCCGTAAAGCAGTAGAACGGGTTTCTGAATTGACCAAGAAGATACTTGCTTTTGGACAAAAGCAGGATATGAATCCCAAGGTTTTAGATTTAAATAATGAAATCTCTACGCATATTAAATTGTTAAAAAGGGTTATTCCCGAAAGAATAGAGATTAAATGGATACCCTGTGAAGATTTGTGGAATGTTTATTTAGACCCTGCTCATCTGGATATGATATTGCTTAATCTTTGTGTGAATGCACGCGATGCCATACCTAATGAAGGGAAAATTACAATTGAAGTGGCTAACAAAAAAATAGATATGTCCGTTGCAAAAAGATACCCAAATGCTATTCCGGGAGAATATGTTATGCTTCGTGTCTCTGATACAGGGACGGGGATTGCACCTGAAATTATGGATAAAATATTTGAACCTTATTTTACTACGAAGAAACCGGGAGAAGGCACAGGTTTAGGTTTGGCAACTCTCTATGGAACCGTTAGACAAAATAATGGATTTGTTACCGTAGAAAGTAGTTTAGGGAAGGGAAGCACCTTTACTATATATCTTCCAAGATATAAAGAGGGAAAAGACAAAGAGAAAGAGAATTCTAATAATTGGGACTATAAACTTGATGTAATACCGGAAGAAAAAAGAGGGGCGGTACTCATTATAGAAGATGAAAAAAGTGTGTTAGAGATATTAAATCAGATTGTTTATCGAATGGGTTTTGAACCTATTTTAACAAATGGCCCGATAGAGGCTCTGGAACAAGCCCAACAAAATAAGAGCAAGATAAAATTACTCATTTCTGATATTGTTTTACCTGTGATGAACGGTTTCGATTTATCTAAAAAGATAGAAGAAATTATTCCATCTATAAAGAAGATTTTTATCACCGGTTATTCGGAAGAACTTAAAATTAAACCTTCACAAGAAGTGCATCTGGTCAAAAAACCTTTCTCCGTTCAGATATTAACACAAAAAATAAAAGAGGTATTGGAACTGTAACATCCATCTAAAATTTATGTAGAATAATCTGTGTTTACCCCAATAAAAACTGTAATAAATTTTATCGAATAGACCGAAGGGTTGGAGAGCGAAATATGACAAGAATACCCCTAACACATTTTTTATAACGATTGTTTCACAAACCCTATCCATTTATCTATAATGTCTATCACATTCTTCTCATAGTCACATTCATAACATCCGTTTTTTCACGACATTCGTTATATATCTCCCATTCGCCCCATCTGTCCCATTTGTCTTATCTGTTTTATCCCATCAGATAACTATTAATTTCCTCAACAAATTTCTTTATTTTATCACGAACACGACGATAAATATTGAGTTTTTCCTCTTCTGTCTTTGCAAATTGAGCAAGATATGGTGGGTCCTCAAATCCCACATGGATAATTTTTGTTTTTCCCGTGAAAAGGGGACACCGTTCTCGGGCATTATCACAAACAGTGACGACAAGGTCAAAATCACGGGAAGGTAGTTCAGCAACCGTTTTTGAATAATGATGAGATATATCAACACCCACTTCCCCCATAACTTGGACTGCATAGGGATTTAACCCATGCTTTTCTACACCAGCCGAAAAAGGCTCAATACTATCATTCCAGAGATATCGTGTCCAGCCTTCTGCCATCTGACTTCGGCAGGAATTTCCAGTGCATAAAAATAATATCTTCTTCTTTTTTCTTTCAGACATTCTTCAATTCCTTCTATTTAGATGAGTTCTGAAAGTTTTCAATACGATGAAAAGTTAAATAGTTTGCGTCATGAAAATTATTGGCTCCACCAAAATCATCGTTATAAGCAGTGCGAACGACTGCAATAATATCTTCATTTTCAAATACCCAGTCCGCATATTGAAAACCATGTTTATCCATTTCAGGATGATGAAGTAGGGTATTGCAGAGTTTCCACTCCTTCAAATCAGAACTGGAAGCAAGAACAAGAGTATTGCGAATTTGAGCAGGGTGTCTTTCTTTTATTTGTTCGGGTGATGGCCAATTGCAAAGTGTCCAGTATTTTTTTGTTTGCTCATCAAAGCGTATAGTAAATTTGGTTGTTCCTCCATTAAAATTTACAAAACCTGTTTGAGGGTCAAAAGAAATCTGTTTTCCATCATCAGTAATAGAAATTATGGCAGACTTTCCCCCTATTCTTGTATCA harbors:
- a CDS encoding diguanylate cyclase, producing the protein MTEVKDKIRILIAEDDLVSRLMLVSAIQKWGYEPIAVDNGKDALEILAGAYPPLLTILDWVMPEMDGIDVVRTVRKNYGNTLTYIIMLTTKTEKEEVIEGLEAGADDYIRKSFDVDELWARIRVGLRTAQLQKDLIEMQKVLEYEAVHDTLTGCLNRRGILERLKEELERSERTGEPLCVAMCDLDHFKKINDTYGHQTGDDVLKGFVQIVRSQLRQYDQIGRLGGEEFLIIIPNIMESYAQNTLERLNKIVYDTEIITCTEKIKITVSIGGIIVKEKANIDNIIKLVDEALYTAKEKGRNQVCFYGVK
- a CDS encoding response regulator — protein: MDDDLTQLRLMEGLLKKIGFSVFAFQSPVQALKNVTRDNPPDLVITDIYMPEINGWELCRCLRSDVMPYTKDVPILIISSIFLGEGILKTAQEAGADDFIEMPIDPEKLVLTIQRVLESRKREKIVNRILWVADSEENNLSVPGSNYCLKQVSSIKQAIKSINEKKYDLVIISHKLYEDPTLLIKKIYEISDQTIIIAVVSEKTTRDFIYWLEKGISAIIKEPAPIEHIINLYEKIKLEKTLIQTRELLEQKVRESLGEELKWATILDAIPSGVFVKDENLKYIRVNKSYAVFFNQNHKEFANFDDKELFDEPSADEFISICKQALNGNIYQNSDLALYISGEEKIFNAFIAPLRDAEGRTKGVYGAFQDVTEIRKLQQNYKNLFESMQEAFAEHEFVYDEHGMPVDYRFLIANEAFQKMTGLKVKDIIGKTVKEVLPNIEPFWVLTYAQVVVTGNSITFEMFSDSLNRHYLVHAFKTGEHRFACIFTDITEKKRFEEEIRRLNREWQLTYDNINSIIWFLNKNFEITKTNNAVIKLLKLTPDEVLGKKCWEIVHGTHEAPSFCPVIRLLKTKKRETLEFQRDDRWYEVVVDPVFGDNNQLTGFIHILSDITERKRMENEKEELQKRLIQSQKLDTIGKLAGGVAHDFNNMLSVIMGNIDLSILKLETGEPVKENLEEVRKAVERVSELTKKILAFGQKQDMNPKVLDLNNEISTHIKLLKRVIPERIEIKWIPCEDLWNVYLDPAHLDMILLNLCVNARDAIPNEGKITIEVANKKIDMSVAKRYPNAIPGEYVMLRVSDTGTGIAPEIMDKIFEPYFTTKKPGEGTGLGLATLYGTVRQNNGFVTVESSLGKGSTFTIYLPRYKEGKDKEKENSNNWDYKLDVIPEEKRGAVLIIEDEKSVLEILNQIVYRMGFEPILTNGPIEALEQAQQNKSKIKLLISDIVLPVMNGFDLSKKIEEIIPSIKKIFITGYSEELKIKPSQEVHLVKKPFSVQILTQKIKEVLEL
- a CDS encoding arsenate reductase ArsC, with product MSERKKKKILFLCTGNSCRSQMAEGWTRYLWNDSIEPFSAGVEKHGLNPYAVQVMGEVGVDISHHYSKTVAELPSRDFDLVVTVCDNARERCPLFTGKTKIIHVGFEDPPYLAQFAKTEEEKLNIYRRVRDKIKKFVEEINSYLMG
- a CDS encoding response regulator; protein product: IFSNYNQTLQRLINQRTSELYNSRELIKSTLYSIGDAVVSVDKDGYVIDINRSAKELIGLSAKDAVGKKVDEIIQLEDYTTRQKLENPIYKTLQTGERIDIGNNTLLISRTGEKYNIADSCTPIYDEERNLLGAVFVFRDVTEEYKQKQKLLDSELFQRTLMESVQAGVVLIDYETHVIEYINPSGARMFGAEKEEIIGKVCHKFLCPADVGHCPVHSKETEIVNQEKILLTADGTEKPVLKSVKIISLGGKDKIVDCFIDISKEKDIENELRNTNQQLLSAVQRAQELAVKAELANMAKSEFLANMSHEIRTPMNAIIGMTSLLLDTELDPQQRHFAEVIQSSGESLLSLINDILDFSKIEARKLDLEEIDFDLISMLEDFSNVMAVRANEKNLELVIATDDNVPSLIKGDPGRIRQILANLVGNAIKFTQKGEVKVQVSCVEETDDDAMLKFVVTDTGIGIPKDKVKNLFQKFTQVDASMTRRFGGTGLGLAISKELAQMMHGSIGVESIYGKGSTFWFTIRVKKQKNVKPKTYIFPEDLQNVRILIVDDNASNREILRMRLKSWGARPEEAPDAFTALNILKAAKKENDPIQLCIIDMQMPEMDGETLGKIIAKDENLSDTVLVMLTSIGIRGDVKKYKEIGFSAYLTKPIRHNELFDILTALLSMSKTKQMEGERPFFTPSIITRHSVRDIQKQIRKFKVKVLLAEDNLVNQQVAVGMLSKLGVTTEVANHGKEALDLLSKNDYDLVFMDVQMPEMDGYQATQAIREGLAGEKNKNIVIIAMTAHALEGDRSKCIEAGMNDYISKPIVIERLVEVLEKWTSEKMQIEKEPLTIVKKFPSDKEHSTSKTTHTDIRMVFDYKSFMKRVMEDKELARTILNSFMEDVPKQIEILKKYIEENRITEAERQAHS